The following are encoded together in the Gadus chalcogrammus isolate NIFS_2021 chromosome 2, NIFS_Gcha_1.0, whole genome shotgun sequence genome:
- the rcn3 gene encoding reticulocalbin-3 isoform X2: protein MLLRLLVSSFLLAGSSFAVPTKEKRVHRHGDLSDHPHKDGFDFQYDHEAFLGKEDAKTFDQLTPEESKERLAKIIGRIDINKDGFVNHSELHYWIKHRQRRYIEENVNKHWREYDANQDDKISWEEYKNTTYGYYQGEEFDDVEEKDTYKAMLTRDQRRFKEADRDHDGIATREEFTAFLHPEEFDHMRGLVVQETMDDIDKNGDGKVDIDEYIGDMFTPENGEKEPDWVLTERQHFHQIRDENKNGYLEAAEVAQWVLPTEVDHADNEAKHLIHETDTNKDEKMSKEEILVNWNMFVGSQATNYGEDLTKRHDEL, encoded by the exons ATGTTGCTGCGGCTGCTCGTGTCATCCTTCCTCCTTGCGGGCTCGTCCTTCGCCGTTCCCACCAAGGAGAAGCGCGTCCATCGCCATGGCGACCTCAGTGACCATCCCCACAAGGACGGCTTCGACTTCCAGTACGACCACGAGGCCTTCCTGGGCAAAGAGGACGCCAAGACGTTTGACCAGCTGACCCCGGAGGAGAGCAAAGAAAGGCTGGC GAAGATCATAGGTCGCATCGACATCAACAAGGACGGCTTCGTGAACCACAGTGAGCTGCACTACTGGATCAAGCACCGCCAGAGGAGGTACATCGAGGAGAATGTGAACAAACACTGGAGGGAGTACGACGCCAACCAAGATGACAAGATCAGCTGGGAGGAGTACAAGAACACCACCTACGGCTACTACCAAG GCGAGGAGTTCGACGACGTGGAGGAGAAGGACACCTACAAGGCCATGCTGACCCGGGACCAGCGGCGCTTCAAGGAGGCGGACCGCGACCACGACGGCATCGCCACCCGCGAGGAGTTCACCGCCTTCCTGCACCCCGAGGAGTTCGACCACATGAGGGGCCTGGTGGTGCAG GAAACGATGGATGACATCGACAAGAACGGCGATGGGAAGGTGGACATCGATGAATACATTG GGGACATGTTCACACCGGAGAACGGGGAGAAGGAGCCGGACTGGGTCCTCACCGAGAGGCAACACTTCCACCAAATCAGAGACGAGAACAAG AATGGGTACCTGGAGGCCGCCGAGGTGGCTCAGTGGGTGCTCCCTACCGAGGTGGATCATGCTGACAATGAGGCCAAACACTTAATCCATGAGACGGACACCAACAAG GACGAGAAGATGAGCAAGGAGGAGATCCTGGTCAATTGGAACATGTTTGTGGGGAGCCAGGCGACTAACTACGGCGAGGACCTCACCAAGAGACACGACGAGCTCTGA
- the rcn3 gene encoding reticulocalbin-3 isoform X1 yields MLLRLLVSSFLLAGSSFAVPTKEKRVHRHGDLSDHPHKDGFDFQYDHEAFLGKEDAKTFDQLTPEESKERLAKIIGRIDINKDGFVNHSELHYWIKHRQRRYIEENVNKHWREYDANQDDKISWEEYKNTTYGYYQGEEFDDVEEKDTYKAMLTRDQRRFKEADRDHDGIATREEFTAFLHPEEFDHMRGLVVQETMDDIDKNGDGKVDIDEYIGDMFTPENGEKEPDWVLTERQHFHQIRDENKNGYLEAAEVAQWVLPTEVDHADNEAKHLIHETDTNKDGLLSLSEIMDQAEVISLSTITDYGGMTLAEHDEL; encoded by the exons ATGTTGCTGCGGCTGCTCGTGTCATCCTTCCTCCTTGCGGGCTCGTCCTTCGCCGTTCCCACCAAGGAGAAGCGCGTCCATCGCCATGGCGACCTCAGTGACCATCCCCACAAGGACGGCTTCGACTTCCAGTACGACCACGAGGCCTTCCTGGGCAAAGAGGACGCCAAGACGTTTGACCAGCTGACCCCGGAGGAGAGCAAAGAAAGGCTGGC GAAGATCATAGGTCGCATCGACATCAACAAGGACGGCTTCGTGAACCACAGTGAGCTGCACTACTGGATCAAGCACCGCCAGAGGAGGTACATCGAGGAGAATGTGAACAAACACTGGAGGGAGTACGACGCCAACCAAGATGACAAGATCAGCTGGGAGGAGTACAAGAACACCACCTACGGCTACTACCAAG GCGAGGAGTTCGACGACGTGGAGGAGAAGGACACCTACAAGGCCATGCTGACCCGGGACCAGCGGCGCTTCAAGGAGGCGGACCGCGACCACGACGGCATCGCCACCCGCGAGGAGTTCACCGCCTTCCTGCACCCCGAGGAGTTCGACCACATGAGGGGCCTGGTGGTGCAG GAAACGATGGATGACATCGACAAGAACGGCGATGGGAAGGTGGACATCGATGAATACATTG GGGACATGTTCACACCGGAGAACGGGGAGAAGGAGCCGGACTGGGTCCTCACCGAGAGGCAACACTTCCACCAAATCAGAGACGAGAACAAG AATGGGTACCTGGAGGCCGCCGAGGTGGCTCAGTGGGTGCTCCCTACCGAGGTGGATCATGCTGACAATGAGGCCAAACACTTAATCCATGAGACGGACACCAACAAG GACGGTCTTTTGTCCCTCTCTGAGATTATGGACCAAGCAGAGGTTATAAGTCTCAGCACTATCACCGACTATGGAGGCATGACGCTAGCGGAGCATGATGAACTCTGA